The DNA window AAACAGGTAAAATAGAAAAGGTGTTAGACTTCATAAACATAAGAGGAAAATGGGGGGAATAAATGGCTTTTTTAAATAATTTAGCGAAAAGAGAAGAGCGTTTTGCTCCAGGTCATAGGTTGTGTCCTGGTTGTGGACAGTCCATTATCGCTAGAGCGCTTTTAAATATAACGGATTATGAAATAGTAATTGCCAGTGCTACCGGTTGTTTGGAGGTATGTTCAGGACTCTTCCCATACACCACCTGGCGTGTTCCATGGATACACAGTGCTTTTGAGAATGCAGCTTCTACTATTGCCGGTGTGGAGGCAATGTATAGGGTGTGGAAGAGAAAGGGTAAAACGGACAAAGATATAAAATTTGTGGCTTTAGCCAGTGACGGAGGAACATACGATATAGGACTACAGGCTCTCTCAGGAGCTTTGGAAAGATGGCACGATTTTTTATACCTTTGTATAGATAACCAAGCTTATGAGAATACTGGTGTTCAAAGATCCAGCGCCTCTCCTTTTGGTGTAAATACTACGACAACACCTGTGGGAAAGGTAAAAAGGGGTAAAGAGCAAAAAAGAAAGGATATTATGTCTGTGGTTGAAGGTCACCATATTCCCTATGCTGCGCAAGCCTCTTTGCATGATTGGAGAGACTTAATGAACAAGATAAAGCGGGCCCTCGATACGGAAGGACCAACATATATAAATGTTATTCAACCTTGCTGTACAGGATGGGGATTCCCGCCGGAGATGACGATTGAAGTAGCAAAAATAGCGGTTGAAACATGCGCCTGGCCCATCTATGAGATAATAGATGGAAAAATAAAGATAAATTATAAACCGAAGAAAAAGTTGCCCATTGAAGAGTACTTTAAAATGCAGGGAAGATTTATACACATATTAAAGCCGCAGAATAAAGATCTTTTGCAGAAAGCACAGCAATTTACAGATGAACATTGGGAATGGTTACTGAAAAGAGAAGCGGCAGGACTTTAAGAGACAGGCCTTCGCTTGAGGAATGAGATATAACGAGCCGCAGATAACAATGAAGTCTCGTTCTAATAGAGTGTGAAGGAATGCTTCGTTTAATGAAGGGAATGTTTTGCAGTTTCCTTTGAACCGTAACTGTTGGACAGTATGACAAAGAATGTGTGTAGGTATTGCTCTCTCGTTGTTTATTTTTATTATCTTTACATCTGAGAAATGAGGGAGCAATATTTTCAACATTCCTTTTGTGTCTTTATCCTTTAGGGCGCTGAAAATCAGTGTTTTTTCCTGCTTATAGTTTTTTAAAAAGTCTGATAGCGCTATCGCGCTCTCTACATTATGGCATCCGTCTATTATTACCGTTTTCCTCTTGTTTTTTATTATCTCTATTCTGGCCGGCCAAAAACTCTTTTCTATAATTCCTTTTTTGATCGGGATATTCAGGTTTGATGCTATATGCATGGATAAAGAGGCGTTGTATATTTGATTTCTGCCCTTCATTGAAAGCTTTATATTTTTTATGTTTATATTTTCATTACTAAAGCTAAACTTATCTTTGTTTATTTTTATGTAATGTTGTTTTAGAGGATAAAACAGGCAGTTTTTTTGTTTTGCTCTTTCTTTTATTACCCCCAGAGCTTCTTTTTTCAAAAATCCTGTAAACACGGGAATTTTCTCATGGATAATGCCGGCTTTTTCATAGGCAATCTGAGAAATTTCGTTTCCTAAGAATTCTGTATGATCCTTTGATATAGTAACAATTACACTGAGGAGTGGCCGAACAACATTTACAGCATCAAATCTTCCTCCCAACCCTACTTCCATAATGGCAAAATCCACCTTTTCCTGTGCAAATACCAGATAAGCTAAGGCGGTGAGAAATTCAAAATAGGTGGGTTTTTCCGTTAAAGTTTCACATCTTTCAAATATCTCTTTGGCATAAGGATACAGATTTAAATAAGGCTTTTGATTGATCTTTATCCTTTCATTTACATGAAATATATGAGGAGAGGTAAATGTTCCTACTTTATATCCATTATCAACTAATATATCGGTGAGAAAATTGCATACCGAGCCCTTTCCATTTGTTCCCCCCACTAAAATCACATTTAGTTTTTGTTGTGGATTGCCAATTTTTCTTAGAAACTCTTTTATACGAGATAATCCTGGTTTTATGCAGTGAGGATTAAATACCTTTAGCAGATTTTCTAATCGTTCCATGTAAGAACTACCGCTGTTGCATACATATTGGTATGACTTAGAGAAACAATGGCTTTTTTATGTGGTATATCTATAGTAGGTTTTCCCGAAGAAAGAGAGATTATCTCTATACTTTTCCATGGCACTCTCTTCCCTATAGTTTTAAATGCCGCTTCTTTAGCGCAGAAGCGTACGGTAAGGGAGGGATAAGGGTTCTTCTTTTTATATG is part of the Deltaproteobacteria bacterium genome and encodes:
- a CDS encoding pyruvate ferredoxin oxidoreductase (catalyzes the formation of acetyl-CoA from pyruvate and coenzyme A); the encoded protein is MAFLNNLAKREERFAPGHRLCPGCGQSIIARALLNITDYEIVIASATGCLEVCSGLFPYTTWRVPWIHSAFENAASTIAGVEAMYRVWKRKGKTDKDIKFVALASDGGTYDIGLQALSGALERWHDFLYLCIDNQAYENTGVQRSSASPFGVNTTTTPVGKVKRGKEQKRKDIMSVVEGHHIPYAAQASLHDWRDLMNKIKRALDTEGPTYINVIQPCCTGWGFPPEMTIEVAKIAVETCAWPIYEIIDGKIKINYKPKKKLPIEEYFKMQGRFIHILKPQNKDLLQKAQQFTDEHWEWLLKREAAGL
- a CDS encoding bifunctional folylpolyglutamate synthase/dihydrofolate synthase, whose product is MERLENLLKVFNPHCIKPGLSRIKEFLRKIGNPQQKLNVILVGGTNGKGSVCNFLTDILVDNGYKVGTFTSPHIFHVNERIKINQKPYLNLYPYAKEIFERCETLTEKPTYFEFLTALAYLVFAQEKVDFAIMEVGLGGRFDAVNVVRPLLSVIVTISKDHTEFLGNEISQIAYEKAGIIHEKIPVFTGFLKKEALGVIKERAKQKNCLFYPLKQHYIKINKDKFSFSNENINIKNIKLSMKGRNQIYNASLSMHIASNLNIPIKKGIIEKSFWPARIEIIKNKRKTVIIDGCHNVESAIALSDFLKNYKQEKTLIFSALKDKDTKGMLKILLPHFSDVKIIKINNERAIPTHILCHTVQQLRFKGNCKTFPSLNEAFLHTLLERDFIVICGSLYLIPQAKACLLKSCRFSFQ
- a CDS encoding holo-ACP synthase, which translates into the protein MKPELSIGIDIEEIKRVKELTEKYGERFLNRVFTEREIKYAYKKKNPYPSLTVRFCAKEAAFKTIGKRVPWKSIEIISLSSGKPTIDIPHKKAIVSLSHTNMYATAVVLTWND